Proteins encoded within one genomic window of Jiangella mangrovi:
- the coaD gene encoding pantetheine-phosphate adenylyltransferase, translating into MRRCLCPGSFDPVTNGHLDVIERAASLFDEVIVAVPANVSKKSLFTVDERVDMLGKACAHLPHVRIESVEGLLVDFARERGIPAVVKGLRAVTDFDYELQMAQMNHRLSGLETLFVATNPEYSFLSSSLVKEVASYGGDVAGLVPEVVLQRLHERLGRR; encoded by the coding sequence GTGCGCCGCTGTCTGTGCCCGGGCTCGTTCGACCCGGTGACCAACGGGCATCTGGATGTCATCGAGCGGGCGGCGAGCCTGTTCGACGAGGTCATCGTCGCGGTCCCGGCGAACGTCTCGAAGAAGAGCCTGTTCACCGTCGACGAGCGGGTCGACATGCTCGGCAAGGCCTGTGCTCACCTGCCCCACGTGCGGATCGAGAGCGTCGAGGGCCTCTTGGTCGATTTCGCCCGGGAACGCGGCATTCCCGCTGTCGTGAAAGGCCTGCGCGCGGTCACGGATTTCGACTATGAACTACAGATGGCACAGATGAACCATCGCCTGTCCGGGTTGGAAACGTTGTTCGTCGCGACCAATCCGGAATACTCGTTCCTTTCGTCATCTCTGGTCAAAGAGGTAGCGTCCTATGGCGGTGACGTCGCTGGGCTGGTACCAGAGGTGGTGCTCCAGCGGCTTCATGAGAGATTGGGACGCCGGTGA
- the rsmD gene encoding 16S rRNA (guanine(966)-N(2))-methyltransferase RsmD, with product MTRIVAGAAGGRRLSVPPGERTRPTSDRVREALFSSLESLYGGALGGLRVLDLYAGTGALGLEALSRGAAHCLLVESDPRAAAVIRANVKSVGLPGAVVAASPVERVLAAPPEAPYDLVLADPPYAMVDAELSGVLVSLTKGWLAPEAVVVVERDRRGAPVTWPDGITGSRERTYGETMLWYGRAR from the coding sequence ATGACCCGCATAGTGGCCGGCGCGGCCGGCGGCCGGCGGCTCTCGGTCCCCCCTGGTGAGCGCACCCGGCCGACGTCGGACCGCGTCCGCGAGGCGCTGTTCTCGTCCTTGGAGTCGCTGTACGGGGGAGCGCTGGGTGGGCTGCGGGTGCTGGACCTCTACGCCGGCACCGGCGCGCTCGGCCTGGAGGCGCTCTCGCGCGGCGCGGCGCACTGCCTGCTGGTGGAATCGGACCCCCGCGCGGCGGCCGTGATCAGGGCTAACGTCAAGTCCGTGGGTCTGCCGGGCGCCGTCGTCGCCGCATCGCCGGTCGAGCGGGTCCTGGCCGCGCCGCCGGAGGCCCCGTACGACCTCGTTCTGGCCGATCCTCCGTACGCGATGGTTGACGCCGAGCTGTCCGGGGTACTCGTGTCTCTGACCAAGGGCTGGCTCGCGCCCGAGGCCGTCGTGGTGGTCGAGCGTGACCGCCGCGGCGCCCCGGTGACCTGGCCCGACGGCATCACCGGCTCGCGCGAACGCACCTACGGAGAGACCATGCTCTGGTACGGTCGCGCCCGGTGA
- the corA gene encoding magnesium/cobalt transporter CorA, which produces MIVDKAIYLDGERAEIDGDISEAFERAKTRGNAFLWVGLFEPTHEEFDLIVDELKLHPLAVEDAVNAHQRPKLELYGDTLFAVLKTLKHHEDKPTLVVGEIMLFIGEDFVITVRHGAINPLDIVRERVEAEKWLLDAGPPGVLYAVCDLVADTYTRLARHVEADVIETERQVFEPGADDATELIYALKRQVLQFRIAVDPLVPVMEDLTQGRVALCAGLSEYFRDILDHLLRVDRMVEAQNELLTGALAANLSLVTMQQNIDLRKISAWAAIVAVPTLIAGIYGMNFDHMPELHWAIGYPLVWAVMIGACLLLYRKLRRSGWL; this is translated from the coding sequence GTGATCGTGGACAAGGCCATCTATCTCGACGGCGAGCGCGCGGAGATCGACGGCGACATCAGTGAGGCGTTCGAGCGGGCCAAGACGCGCGGCAACGCCTTCCTCTGGGTCGGCCTGTTCGAGCCCACACACGAGGAGTTCGACCTCATCGTCGACGAGCTGAAGCTGCACCCGCTCGCCGTCGAGGACGCCGTCAACGCCCACCAGAGACCCAAGCTCGAGCTCTACGGCGACACCCTCTTCGCCGTCCTCAAGACGCTCAAGCACCACGAGGACAAGCCCACGCTCGTCGTCGGCGAGATCATGCTGTTCATCGGCGAGGACTTCGTCATCACCGTCCGGCACGGGGCCATCAACCCGCTGGACATCGTGCGCGAGCGCGTCGAGGCGGAGAAGTGGCTGCTCGACGCCGGCCCGCCCGGCGTGCTGTACGCCGTCTGCGACCTGGTGGCCGACACCTACACGCGGCTGGCCCGGCACGTCGAGGCCGACGTCATCGAGACGGAGCGGCAGGTGTTCGAGCCCGGCGCCGACGACGCCACGGAGCTGATCTACGCGCTGAAGCGGCAGGTGCTGCAGTTCCGCATCGCCGTCGACCCCCTGGTCCCCGTCATGGAGGACCTCACCCAGGGCCGGGTCGCGCTGTGCGCCGGGCTCAGCGAGTACTTCCGCGACATCCTCGACCACCTGCTGCGGGTCGACCGCATGGTGGAGGCGCAGAACGAGCTGCTGACCGGCGCGCTCGCCGCGAACCTGTCGCTGGTGACCATGCAGCAGAACATCGACCTGCGCAAGATCTCGGCGTGGGCCGCGATCGTCGCCGTCCCCACGCTGATCGCCGGCATCTACGGCATGAACTTCGACCACATGCCCGAACTGCACTGGGCGATCGGCTACCCGCTCGTGTGGGCCGTCATGATAGGCGCGTGTCTGTTGCTCTATCGGAAGCTGCGCCGCAGCGGCTGGCTCTGA